One genomic segment of Sminthopsis crassicaudata isolate SCR6 chromosome 2, ASM4859323v1, whole genome shotgun sequence includes these proteins:
- the LRRTM2 gene encoding leucine-rich repeat transmembrane neuronal protein 2: MGLHFKWPLGAPMLAALYAMSVVLKMLPALGMACPPKCRCEKLLFYCDSQGFHSVPNNTDKGSLGLSLRHNHISELERDQFASFSQLTWLHLDHNQISTVKEDSFQGLYKLKELILSSNKISYLPNTTFSQLLNLQNLDLSFNQLSSLHPELFYGLRKLQTLHLRSNSLRTIPVRLFWDCRSLEFLDLSTNRLRSLARNGFAGLIKLRELHLEHNQLTKINFAHFLRLSSLHTLFLQWNKISNLTCGMEWTWGTIEKLDLTGNEIKAIDFTVFETMPNLKILLMDNNKLHSLDSKILNSLRSLTTVGLSGNLWECSPKICALATWLSGFQGRWEHSILCHSPDHTQGEDILDAVYGFQLCWNLSTTVTAMATSYKDPTTEYTKRISSSSYHVGDKEIPTTAGIAVTTDEHFPEPDNAIFTQRVITGTMALLFSFFFIIFIVFISRKCCPPTLRRIRQCSMIQNHRQLRSQTRLHMSNMSDQGPYNEYEPTHEGPFIIINGYGQCKCQQLPYKECEV; this comes from the exons ATGG GCTTACATTTCAAGTGGCCATTAGGGGCTCCTATGCTGGCAGCACTATATGCAATGAGTGTGGTTTTAAAAATGCTGCCGGCCTTGGGCATGGCTTGTCCACCAAAATGCCGCTGCGAGAAGCTGCTCTTTTACTGTGACTCTCAGGGGTTTCACTCAGTGCCAAACAACACTGACAAGGGCTCTCTAGGTTTGTCACTGAGGCACAATCACATTTCTGAACTTGAAAGGGATCAATTTGCAAGCTTCAGTCAACTTACTTGGCTCCACTTAGACCATAATCAAATTTCAACAGTTAAAGAAGATTCTTTTCAAGGACTCTATAAACTTAAGGAATTAATTCTAAGTTCCAACAAAATATCTTACTTGCCAAACACAACTTTTAGTCAACTGCTTAATCTGCAAAATTTGGACCTGTCTTTTAATCAGTTATCATCTCTGCATCCAGAATTGTTCTATGGCCTTCGGAAGCTGCAAACCTTACATTTGCGTTCCAATTCCCTGCGGACCATTCCTGTTCGCCTTTTCTGGGACTGTCGTAGTCTGGAGTTTCTTGATTTGAGCACAAATCGTTTGCGAAGTTTGGCTCGCAATGGATTTGCAGGATTAATCAAACTGAGAGAGCTTCACCTAGAGCACAACCAGCTGACAAAGATTAATTTTGCTCATTTCCTACGGTTAAGCAGTCTGCACACGCTCTTCTTACAGTGGAACAAAATTAGCAACTTGACATGTGGGATGGAGTGGACCTGGGGCACCATAGAAAAGCTTGATTTGACTGGAAATGAAATCAAAGCCATCGATTTCACAGTGTTTGAGACCATGCCTAATCTTAAAATACTTCTAATGGATAACAATAAGCTACACAGCCTGGATTCCAAGATCTTAAATTCTCTCAGATCCTTAACTACAGTTGGTCTCTCTGGCAATCTGTGGGAATGCAGCCCCAAAATATGTGCACTGGCCACATGGTTGAGTGGCTTCCAAGGTCGGTGGGAGCACTCAATACTGTGCCACAGCCCAGACCACACCCAGGGAGAAGATATTCTAGATGCAGTTTATGGATTTCAGCTTTGCTGGAATTTATCAACTACTGTCACTGCCATGGCTACAAGTTATAAAGATCCAACCACTGAATACACAAAAAGAATAAGCTCATCAAGTTACCATGTGGGAGACAAAGAAATCCCAACTACTGCAGGCATAGCAGTTACTACTGATGAACACTTTCCTGAACCAGACAATGCCATCTTCACTCAGCGGGTAATTACAGGAACAATggctttattgttttctttcttttttattatttttatagtgttCATCTCCAGGAAATGCTGCCCTCCTACTTTAAGAAGAATTAGGCAGTGTTCAATGATTCAGAACCACAGGCAACTCCGATCCCAAACACGACTCCATATGTCAAATATGTCAGACCAAGGACCATATAATGAGTATGAACCCACCCATGAAGGACCCTTCATCATCATTAATGGTTATGGACAGTGCAAGTGTCAGCAGCTGCCATATAAAGAATGTGAAGTATAA